The following proteins are co-located in the Gloeocapsa sp. PCC 7428 genome:
- a CDS encoding response regulator, with translation MLSNLKIGTKIGASFALALTMLSTIGLVSYRNTAQLVDTARRENHSYRVITELEDLSSRIKDAETGQRGYILTGDRRYLEPYNAAITVIERNINDLRQLTSDNPSQQNRIATLEPLVNRRIALIQQTLTLQETQGLEAARQIVLTGEGKDLMDRIRAVLADIEVEERELLQQRSQLAEAATQQTISTILFGIPLAFGTLILIAYFLSKNISQPLAEVSAVVTKLAAGDLFVSVPEQNRQDEVGVLTRTFNQMIASLRTTTIKNNEQAWLKSNLAKFALMLQGQRNIEKVAESVLSELVPLVNAQQGVFYLMDTSNEKPVLKLLSSYAHQEEIPQKFQLGEGLIGQCALTQQKILLTEVPSHYLRIRSGLGEATPQTIIVLPIVFNSQVSAVIELASLQRLSELHVTFLEQASDNLAIVLNTIASDSRTQQLLQQAQALTIKLQAQQEELRNSNHRLEQQQEELQQTNEELQQLNEELEEKAELLSARNQEVEQKNEEVDRARQSLEEKATELERISQYKSQFLANMSHELRTPLNSLLILAKLLADNGAGNLTEKQVEYSRTIYASGKDLLGLINDILDLAKIESGTMSVDINPLTLTDLRVNIERTFQQIAQDKGLEFTVEFARDRLPDVIYTDGKRLQQVLKNLLANAFKFTEQGKVSFKIDIATEGWNPKQESLNRADVVLAFAVEDTGIGIAQDKHELIFAAFQQADGTTNRKYGGTGLGLSISREIARLLGGDIQLVSRLGVGSTFTLYLPLNDTGNKIQRSEVREKQENKQDKKISHPSPPTSRPFLQDDRNEIQQGDRTLLIVEDDLNFARVLLNMAQQHGFKVLLAQNANDGLLLAQQFQPNGIMVDINLPDLDSSALLERLQHHPKTQRIPVHTIAGREHFTYSLSPGAIAYVQKPVNSEALAKVLADIKEIAAHQVKNLLVIEDNAAQRQNIAELMENKDVEVMAVGTGAEALIALQHHHFDCLILDLGLPDMSGFELIQAIKQQYSSELPIIVYTGIELTRQEETELKRIAQAIVIKDQPQGSDLQLGVSLERLLDETALFLHRVQASLPTPKRHEPPTQRDSLLTGKHVLIVDDDVRNIFALTSVLERYQMHVLFAENGKEGIALLEQTPNIDIVLMDVMMPEMNGYQTMQAIRAKEQFQSLPIIALTAKAMVGDREKCIAAGASDYITKPVDIEQLLSLMRVWLYQ, from the coding sequence ATGTTGAGCAACTTAAAAATAGGGACAAAAATAGGTGCGAGTTTTGCTTTGGCATTAACAATGCTAAGCACAATTGGCTTAGTTTCTTATCGCAATACAGCACAGCTTGTCGATACTGCACGCAGAGAAAATCATAGCTATCGAGTTATTACAGAGTTAGAAGACCTCAGTTCAAGAATTAAAGATGCTGAAACTGGACAAAGAGGCTATATTCTGACAGGAGATAGACGCTATCTTGAGCCTTATAACGCGGCAATTACAGTTATAGAAAGAAACATTAACGATCTGCGGCAACTGACATCGGATAATCCTAGTCAACAAAACAGAATTGCTACTTTAGAACCCTTAGTCAATCGCAGAATAGCACTTATTCAACAAACACTAACGCTACAAGAAACCCAAGGTTTGGAAGCTGCACGACAAATTGTCCTGACTGGTGAGGGCAAAGATTTGATGGATCGCATTCGCGCCGTATTAGCCGATATAGAAGTAGAAGAACGCGAATTATTACAACAGCGATCGCAACTAGCCGAAGCCGCAACGCAACAAACAATTTCTACTATTCTTTTCGGTATTCCTCTAGCTTTTGGCACGTTAATTTTAATTGCTTATTTTCTCAGCAAAAATATCTCACAACCTCTCGCCGAAGTTTCAGCAGTGGTGACAAAGCTAGCCGCAGGAGATTTATTTGTTAGTGTCCCTGAACAAAATCGCCAAGATGAAGTTGGTGTCTTAACTCGTACTTTTAATCAGATGATTGCGAGTTTACGCACAACAACAATAAAAAATAATGAGCAGGCATGGCTCAAGTCAAACTTAGCAAAGTTTGCACTCATGCTTCAAGGTCAAAGAAATATCGAGAAGGTTGCTGAATCTGTTTTATCTGAATTAGTTCCCTTGGTAAATGCCCAACAAGGTGTTTTTTACCTGATGGATACTAGCAATGAGAAACCAGTTCTTAAACTTCTAAGCAGCTACGCACATCAAGAAGAAATACCACAAAAATTTCAATTAGGCGAAGGTTTAATCGGACAATGTGCCTTAACGCAGCAAAAAATTTTACTCACTGAAGTACCAAGTCACTATCTGCGAATTCGTTCTGGTTTAGGCGAAGCGACACCGCAAACGATTATTGTTTTACCGATAGTATTTAATTCCCAAGTTAGCGCCGTGATTGAACTTGCATCCTTACAACGTCTAAGCGAACTTCACGTGACGTTTTTAGAGCAAGCAAGTGATAACCTGGCAATTGTCCTCAATACGATCGCCTCTGACTCGCGCACGCAACAACTACTACAGCAAGCACAGGCTTTAACAATCAAACTTCAAGCGCAGCAAGAAGAACTGCGAAACAGCAATCACCGCCTCGAACAGCAGCAAGAAGAGTTACAGCAGACAAACGAAGAATTGCAGCAACTCAACGAAGAACTTGAAGAAAAAGCTGAGTTACTTTCGGCGCGAAATCAAGAAGTAGAACAAAAAAATGAAGAAGTTGATCGCGCCAGACAGTCTTTAGAGGAAAAAGCTACTGAATTAGAGCGAATTTCGCAATATAAATCGCAGTTTCTCGCGAATATGTCCCATGAACTCAGGACACCGCTCAACAGTTTATTAATTTTAGCGAAATTACTTGCGGATAATGGTGCGGGTAACTTAACCGAAAAACAAGTAGAATACAGCCGCACAATTTATGCTTCAGGAAAAGACTTACTCGGACTCATTAACGACATTCTCGATCTTGCCAAAATTGAATCGGGAACAATGTCCGTTGATATCAATCCGCTGACGTTAACCGATTTGCGTGTCAATATTGAGCGGACATTTCAGCAAATTGCGCAAGACAAAGGGCTAGAATTTACTGTCGAGTTTGCTCGCGATCGCTTACCTGATGTTATCTATACCGATGGTAAACGCTTACAACAAGTTTTAAAAAATCTGTTGGCGAATGCTTTTAAATTTACCGAACAAGGAAAGGTTAGCTTTAAGATTGATATTGCGACTGAAGGATGGAACCCTAAGCAAGAATCGTTGAATCGTGCGGATGTCGTGTTAGCTTTCGCAGTAGAAGATACCGGAATTGGTATTGCACAAGATAAGCACGAATTAATTTTTGCGGCGTTTCAACAAGCTGATGGTACAACAAATCGTAAATACGGCGGTACTGGCTTAGGTTTATCGATTAGCCGCGAAATCGCCCGACTTTTAGGCGGAGATATACAGCTTGTCAGCCGGTTAGGCGTAGGTAGTACGTTCACGCTTTATCTACCGCTTAATGATACAGGAAACAAAATTCAGAGATCGGAGGTGAGGGAAAAACAAGAAAACAAACAAGATAAAAAAATCTCTCATCCCTCACCCCCCACTTCTCGCCCCTTCCTTCAAGACGATCGCAACGAAATTCAACAAGGCGATCGCACGCTGTTAATCGTTGAAGACGATCTTAACTTTGCTCGCGTTTTACTTAACATGGCACAACAACACGGGTTTAAAGTTCTCTTAGCCCAAAATGCCAATGATGGACTTCTGCTAGCCCAGCAGTTTCAACCAAATGGCATTATGGTTGATATCAACTTACCCGATCTCGATAGTAGTGCCTTACTAGAGCGTCTACAGCATCATCCCAAAACGCAACGCATTCCAGTACATACAATTGCGGGACGCGAACATTTTACTTACAGTTTATCTCCTGGGGCGATCGCTTATGTACAAAAGCCTGTTAATAGTGAAGCTTTAGCCAAAGTTCTCGCTGACATCAAAGAAATCGCCGCGCATCAAGTCAAAAATCTCCTTGTCATCGAAGATAACGCCGCGCAGCGCCAAAATATTGCCGAGTTGATGGAAAACAAAGATGTTGAGGTGATGGCTGTGGGTACGGGCGCAGAAGCCTTAATTGCACTGCAACATCATCATTTTGATTGCCTAATCCTCGATTTGGGGCTACCCGATATGAGTGGGTTTGAGCTAATTCAAGCGATTAAACAGCAGTATAGTAGCGAATTACCCATCATAGTCTATACGGGTATTGAACTTACACGCCAAGAAGAAACTGAACTCAAGCGCATTGCACAAGCGATCGTGATCAAGGATCAACCCCAAGGAAGCGATCTGCAACTCGGTGTCTCCCTCGAACGGTTATTAGATGAAACCGCTTTATTTTTGCACCGCGTGCAAGCCTCTTTACCTACACCTAAACGTCACGAACCTCCAACACAGCGCGATAGTTTACTGACAGGAAAACACGTTTTGATTGTTGATGACGATGTACGCAATATTTTCGCACTCACAAGCGTGCTAGAGCGCTATCAAATGCACGTTTTATTTGCGGAAAATGGTAAAGAAGGAATTGCTCTGTTAGAACAAACACCAAATATTGATATTGTCCTGATGGATGTGATGATGCCAGAGATGAACGGTTATCAGACAATGCAGGCAATTCGTGCCAAAGAACAGTTTCAATCGCTACCAATTATTGCACTGACGGCGAAAGCGATGGTAGGCGATCGCGAAAAATGCATCGCTGCGGGTGCGTCAGATTATATTACTAAGCCAGTTGATATCGAGCAACTGCTATCGCTCATGCGTGTTTGGTTGTATCAGTAA
- a CDS encoding protein-glutamate O-methyltransferase CheR, whose product MNELEDIEIQLLLEGIFNYYGLDFRRYAPVAIKRRIQNILYLEKLATVSALQAKVLHDRAFFEQFLGYMTVNVTAMFRDPSFYLTFRQKVIPLFKTYPFVRIWCAGCSTGEEVYSLAILLHEEEIYHRCRIYATDINETVLKTAKAGIFPLRLMQEYTQYYLQAGGKQSFSEYYTAAYDRAIFRAFLKENIVFAQHNLVCDRSFNEFNAILCRNVLIYFNQSLQQQVHKLFYESLCLFGILGLGNQETLPLSQRERYYKQLAGRERLYQKIS is encoded by the coding sequence ATGAACGAACTTGAAGATATTGAAATTCAGCTATTGCTAGAAGGTATATTTAATTACTACGGTTTGGATTTTCGCCGTTACGCTCCTGTTGCTATCAAACGCCGCATTCAGAATATTTTATACTTAGAGAAGTTAGCTACTGTTTCAGCACTGCAAGCAAAAGTTTTGCACGATCGCGCTTTTTTCGAGCAATTTCTTGGCTACATGACAGTTAATGTAACTGCAATGTTTCGCGATCCTAGCTTTTATCTCACCTTCAGACAAAAAGTGATACCTTTATTCAAAACCTATCCGTTTGTTCGTATTTGGTGCGCGGGGTGTTCCACTGGTGAAGAGGTATATTCACTAGCAATTTTATTGCATGAAGAAGAAATATATCATCGTTGTCGCATTTACGCAACAGATATCAATGAGACGGTATTAAAAACTGCCAAAGCTGGAATTTTTCCTTTGCGACTGATGCAAGAATATACTCAGTACTATTTACAAGCAGGAGGTAAGCAATCATTTTCCGAGTATTACACCGCAGCCTACGATCGTGCAATTTTCCGCGCGTTTCTCAAAGAAAACATCGTCTTTGCGCAACACAATCTAGTATGCGATCGCTCGTTCAATGAATTTAATGCAATTTTGTGCCGCAATGTCCTCATTTACTTTAATCAGTCACTCCAGCAGCAAGTCCACAAGCTTTTTTATGAAAGTTTGTGCTTGTTTGGCATTTTGGGGTTGGGAAATCAAGAAACACTCCCTTTAAGTCAACGAGAAAGATACTATAAACAATTAGCAGGTCGTGAACGACTTTATCAAAAAATCAGTTAG
- the ureG gene encoding urease accessory protein UreG, whose amino-acid sequence MSAFRVGVAGPVGSGKTALVDALCKAMRQKYDLAVVTNDIYTQEDAQYLVRSQALTSDRILGVETGGCPHTAIREDASMNLAAIEQLEQRFGDLDLVFLESGGDNLAATFSPELVDLTIYVIDVAAGDKIPRKGGPGITKSDLLVINKIDLAPFVGADLNIMERDAKRMRGNKPFVFTNLKTHEGLATIIEFVRMNCEEC is encoded by the coding sequence ATGAGTGCGTTTCGAGTAGGTGTCGCGGGTCCTGTCGGGTCGGGGAAAACGGCGTTAGTTGATGCATTGTGTAAAGCAATGCGCCAAAAGTATGATCTAGCGGTGGTGACGAATGATATCTATACGCAGGAAGATGCACAATATTTAGTACGTTCGCAAGCATTAACAAGCGATCGCATTTTAGGTGTCGAAACTGGTGGCTGTCCGCACACTGCAATTCGCGAAGATGCTTCAATGAATTTAGCCGCGATTGAACAACTCGAACAGCGATTTGGCGATCTTGATTTAGTTTTTCTAGAGAGTGGTGGTGATAATTTAGCAGCGACGTTTAGCCCCGAATTAGTTGATTTAACAATTTATGTTATTGATGTTGCTGCTGGCGATAAAATTCCGCGCAAAGGTGGTCCAGGAATTACCAAGTCAGATTTATTAGTCATTAATAAAATTGATTTAGCACCTTTTGTAGGGGCTGACCTTAATATTATGGAACGCGATGCTAAGCGAATGCGAGGCAATAAACCTTTTGTTTTTACTAACTTAAAAACTCACGAAGGACTCGCAACAATTATTGAATTTGTGCGCATGAATTGTGAGGAATGTTGA
- the ureE gene encoding urease accessory protein UreE: MIALTQRQPPNTDIPVDFTLALTAEERTRSRYRLEIQDEIVFLRLPRGTVLRDGDLLQAEDARIVVRVIAKPEPVLVVKATPVLLLKAAYHLGNRHVPVEVTQDYLRLSPDPVLRTMLEQLGAQVYEAVLPFQPEIGAYGHHH, from the coding sequence ATGATTGCACTTACGCAACGTCAGCCACCGAATACTGATATTCCCGTAGATTTTACTCTGGCACTAACTGCGGAAGAACGAACTCGGAGTCGCTATCGCCTTGAAATTCAAGATGAAATTGTCTTTTTACGCTTACCCAGAGGTACGGTATTGCGCGATGGTGACTTGCTACAAGCTGAAGATGCGAGGATTGTAGTGCGAGTTATAGCTAAACCGGAACCTGTGCTTGTGGTGAAAGCGACTCCAGTATTATTACTGAAAGCTGCGTATCATTTAGGGAATCGTCACGTACCTGTAGAAGTGACCCAAGACTATTTGCGATTGTCGCCCGATCCTGTTTTACGCACTATGCTAGAACAACTTGGAGCGCAAGTATACGAAGCCGTGTTGCCATTTCAGCCAGAAATTGGTGCGTATGGACATCATCATTAG
- a CDS encoding quinone-dependent dihydroorotate dehydrogenase — translation MARLNLNLKHEWDLYKLVIRPVLFTGLKIDPEWLYQRTISALSWLENSPHHPVTKSTQNLLQKSLCLSDERLAQKLWGLQFRNPVGLAAGFDKDGVAASVWANFGFGFAEVGTVTFHAQPGNPRPRLFRLPQDRAALNRMGFNNSGAAMMVKRLQNASHLIPIGVNLGKSKITPLEAAASDYLESFRLLKELGDYFVVNVSSPNTPGLRSLQNTTELSSILDALQQENQASKPICVKIAPDLEWEEIAAIVEIAQRYKLAGMIATNTTISRDRITTKILAQTGKPVTEEAGGISGLPVRDRATEIIRFIYQQTQGQLPIIGVGGIFTAQDAWEKIIAGASLVQVYTGWIYEGPLMVSRILQGLLLKLEEHKLNSIVDAVGLQSTKNI, via the coding sequence GTGGCAAGATTAAACTTGAATTTAAAACACGAGTGGGATCTCTACAAACTCGTCATTCGACCTGTATTATTTACTGGATTAAAAATTGACCCAGAATGGTTGTATCAAAGAACAATTAGCGCGCTTAGCTGGCTAGAAAATTCGCCACATCATCCAGTTACAAAATCAACGCAAAATTTATTACAAAAATCATTGTGTTTGAGTGATGAACGCTTAGCACAAAAACTTTGGGGACTTCAATTTCGCAATCCCGTCGGTTTAGCCGCAGGTTTTGATAAAGATGGTGTTGCGGCGAGTGTTTGGGCAAATTTTGGATTTGGCTTCGCGGAAGTTGGTACAGTGACATTTCACGCGCAACCAGGAAACCCTCGTCCGCGATTATTTCGTTTACCACAAGATCGCGCAGCTTTAAACCGCATGGGATTTAACAATTCTGGCGCGGCAATGATGGTGAAACGATTGCAAAACGCCTCTCATTTGATACCAATTGGAGTGAATTTAGGAAAATCAAAAATTACCCCGCTAGAAGCCGCAGCCTCTGACTATTTAGAAAGTTTTCGATTACTCAAAGAGTTGGGAGATTATTTTGTTGTCAACGTATCTTCCCCGAATACTCCAGGATTGCGATCGCTGCAAAATACCACAGAACTCAGTTCAATTCTGGATGCATTACAACAAGAAAATCAAGCTTCTAAGCCGATTTGCGTCAAAATAGCCCCCGATCTTGAATGGGAAGAAATCGCGGCGATCGTTGAAATAGCCCAAAGGTACAAACTTGCGGGAATGATTGCGACAAATACGACAATCAGTCGCGATCGCATCACGACAAAAATCTTGGCACAAACCGGAAAACCTGTCACCGAAGAAGCTGGTGGAATTAGTGGTTTACCTGTGCGCGATCGCGCTACCGAAATTATCCGGTTTATCTACCAACAAACACAAGGTCAACTTCCGATTATAGGCGTTGGCGGGATCTTTACTGCGCAAGATGCTTGGGAGAAAATCATTGCAGGTGCGAGTCTAGTGCAAGTTTACACTGGTTGGATTTATGAAGGACCATTGATGGTAAGCCGGATCTTACAAGGGTTGCTGCTTAAACTCGAAGAACACAAACTCAATTCAATTGTCGATGCGGTAGGATTACAGTCAACCAAGAACATATGA
- a CDS encoding ATP-binding protein: MPSEPKVNILMVDDHPENLLALEAILEGLGQNLVKAHSGMEALRCLLNQDFAVILLDVQMPDMDGFETATLIRQRARSHSTPIIFLTAFSTSDTLQIRGYSLGAVDYLFKPIQPEILTSKVAVFVELYQKTAQIERQAAELKKNEERFRRLSASSPVGIFLIDPAGKCTYMNSRCQIICECTREQITENWWQIIHLEERDRIFNEWSACFQSGQEYSNEFRIQTQSTVRWVHLRSSPMLCDKGEVIGYVGTLEDISDRKQAEAERSKLIYEQAARAEAEAANRMKDEFLAVLSHELRTPLNSILGWARLLRTRKFDEKTIAKALETIERNAKSQAQLIEDILDISRIIQGKLRLHLCPVNLIPIIEAAINAVRPAAEAKAIQLETYFDTNTNLVCADPERLQQVIWNLLTNAIKFTPERGIVAVRVESIDAAHTQIHVQDTGIGISPDFLPYVFDTFRQGDSTTTRSHGGLGLGLGIVRHLVELHHGTVAVDSAGEGQGTTFTVTLPVLEKVPGAALESLPSLS, encoded by the coding sequence ATGCCATCAGAACCGAAAGTCAATATTCTTATGGTAGATGACCATCCAGAGAATCTCTTGGCGCTGGAGGCGATTTTAGAGGGCTTGGGACAAAACCTTGTCAAAGCGCATTCGGGGATGGAAGCACTGCGATGCTTATTAAATCAAGATTTTGCCGTCATTTTGCTCGACGTGCAAATGCCTGATATGGATGGGTTTGAAACGGCTACACTCATTCGTCAACGGGCGCGATCGCACTCGACACCCATTATTTTCCTCACAGCTTTTAGCACCAGTGATACGCTACAAATTCGAGGTTATTCGCTAGGGGCGGTAGATTATTTATTTAAACCGATTCAGCCGGAAATCTTAACTTCCAAAGTTGCTGTTTTTGTAGAACTGTACCAAAAAACCGCACAAATTGAAAGACAAGCCGCCGAACTCAAAAAAAATGAAGAACGCTTTCGGCGCTTAAGTGCAAGTTCCCCAGTCGGAATTTTTTTAATTGATCCCGCAGGAAAATGTACGTATATGAACTCGCGGTGTCAAATAATTTGTGAGTGTACGCGAGAGCAAATTACCGAAAATTGGTGGCAAATAATTCATCTTGAAGAACGCGATCGCATTTTTAATGAATGGTCTGCGTGTTTTCAGAGTGGACAAGAATACTCAAACGAGTTTCGCATTCAAACACAATCTACCGTACGTTGGGTGCATTTGCGATCGTCGCCGATGCTTTGTGACAAAGGCGAAGTCATTGGTTATGTCGGAACTTTAGAAGACATTAGCGATCGCAAGCAAGCAGAAGCAGAACGCAGTAAACTCATTTACGAGCAAGCCGCACGCGCCGAAGCTGAAGCTGCGAACCGTATGAAGGATGAGTTTCTCGCAGTTCTATCCCACGAACTACGTACCCCTCTAAACTCGATTCTCGGCTGGGCGAGGCTTTTACGTACGCGCAAGTTTGACGAAAAAACAATTGCCAAAGCCCTCGAAACAATCGAACGCAACGCCAAATCGCAAGCTCAACTCATCGAGGACATCCTCGATATTTCACGGATTATTCAAGGTAAACTGCGGTTGCACCTTTGTCCAGTCAACTTGATACCCATCATCGAAGCCGCAATCAATGCAGTACGCCCAGCAGCTGAGGCGAAAGCGATTCAACTCGAAACGTATTTTGACACCAACACCAATCTTGTCTGTGCCGATCCTGAACGTTTACAACAAGTCATTTGGAATTTACTCACGAATGCAATTAAGTTTACTCCTGAACGCGGTATCGTAGCAGTACGTGTAGAATCGATTGATGCTGCGCATACGCAGATTCACGTGCAAGATACTGGTATTGGCATTAGTCCTGACTTTCTTCCCTATGTATTCGACACTTTTCGCCAAGGCGATAGCACTACAACGCGCAGCCATGGCGGGCTTGGTTTAGGATTGGGCATTGTCCGCCATTTAGTAGAACTACATCATGGTACAGTTGCAGTTGATAGTGCAGGTGAAGGGCAAGGAACAACTTTTACGGTAACGCTACCTGTGTTAGAAAAAGTCCCAGGTGCAGCATTAGAATCTTTACCCTCGCTTTCCTAA
- a CDS encoding sugar transferase — translation MTSTTSLSINKLDLRAPVFTRLRRGTGVRWLRVTSLMSLDATMLYTAWHLAEKLGTPLDSPWNTAYNPFSILPILATEIGLIAAKKLYDARQERRDYFNLVKALTIAHLLLLLAAFFYQPNGFVSRSTFVLSWVFSISLTFIARFAFDSTVEYVRKQGAVCYRTFIISRPEDREKANRLIARENCYKVLGWADVSALVADKDNLDATIEQICSLGVSEVFVCSWASIKSRMFLYWKLRNAGITLHILPIDVDLEGIQRNLELKMVGGLPALKLSPPLITGSDFLMKRCFDFICATSFVLLASPLYLLIALLIKIDSPGPIFYKQTRIGLHGKPFKVWKFRTMVVNADKLQKELEARNENKDGILFKIKDDPRITGVGKFLRRYSLDELPQLFNVMFGEMSLVGPRPLPVRDVEKFSEHHFIRQEVLPGISGLWQVSGRSDITDFEQVIRLDVTYMENWSLWLDMQILLQTVMVIVGKKGAY, via the coding sequence ATGACGTCTACGACTTCCTTATCAATCAACAAATTAGATCTCCGCGCCCCCGTATTCACGAGACTACGCAGAGGCACAGGTGTTAGGTGGCTGCGTGTTACATCATTGATGTCGCTTGATGCCACAATGTTATATACAGCATGGCACTTGGCAGAAAAGCTTGGCACCCCACTCGATTCTCCCTGGAACACAGCTTATAATCCGTTCTCGATTTTGCCAATCCTCGCAACTGAAATCGGGTTAATCGCAGCTAAAAAACTGTATGATGCAAGGCAAGAGCGGCGAGACTACTTCAATCTTGTCAAAGCGCTAACGATCGCGCACTTACTCTTGTTACTCGCAGCATTTTTCTATCAGCCGAATGGCTTTGTTTCGCGATCTACTTTCGTTTTGTCGTGGGTGTTTAGCATATCGCTCACGTTTATTGCTCGTTTTGCATTTGATAGCACTGTAGAATACGTACGCAAGCAAGGTGCGGTTTGTTATCGTACCTTTATCATTTCGCGCCCAGAAGATCGAGAGAAAGCAAATCGACTGATTGCGCGCGAAAACTGCTACAAAGTTTTAGGCTGGGCTGATGTCAGTGCTTTAGTAGCAGATAAAGATAACCTTGACGCTACAATTGAGCAGATATGCAGCTTAGGCGTATCCGAAGTCTTTGTTTGCTCGTGGGCATCGATTAAAAGCCGGATGTTTCTTTACTGGAAACTACGGAATGCCGGAATTACGCTGCATATTTTGCCAATCGATGTTGATTTAGAAGGAATTCAAAGAAACTTAGAACTCAAGATGGTGGGTGGATTACCAGCACTCAAGCTGTCTCCCCCGTTGATCACTGGTAGTGACTTTTTGATGAAGCGTTGCTTTGATTTTATCTGTGCAACAAGCTTTGTTTTACTCGCATCACCGCTTTATCTTTTAATCGCGTTACTAATTAAAATAGACTCTCCAGGTCCTATCTTCTACAAGCAAACTCGAATTGGTTTGCACGGTAAACCATTTAAGGTGTGGAAGTTCAGAACGATGGTAGTCAATGCAGATAAGCTGCAAAAAGAACTCGAAGCCAGAAATGAAAATAAAGACGGAATTCTCTTCAAGATTAAGGACGATCCGCGAATTACGGGTGTGGGTAAGTTTCTCCGCCGTTACAGCTTAGACGAGTTACCGCAACTGTTTAATGTGATGTTTGGCGAGATGAGTTTGGTGGGTCCGCGTCCGTTACCCGTGAGAGACGTCGAGAAGTTTTCGGAACATCATTTTATTCGCCAGGAAGTTTTACCAGGAATTTCAGGATTGTGGCAAGTTTCTGGTAGGTCAGATATTACGGATTTTGAACAGGTAATCCGCCTCGATGTCACTTACATGGAAAATTGGTCATTATGGTTAGATATGCAAATCTTGCTGCAAACGGTCATGGTGATTGTAGGTAAAAAAGGCGCGTACTAA
- a CDS encoding urease accessory protein UreF, which translates to MTIERILYLLQLASPALPVGAYSYSEGIEALIDMGTISDAQSLQHWLEQELLYGAIRLETAVMVRAYHAVQSENIAALSYWNDWLSAARETEELRLSSWQMGRSLAKLLLQLQPQVAPFVDALEPCNYAIAFGIAAASWKIDPLLSVVLGYLHSWTTNLVTAGVKLIPLGQTAGQQLILNLFPDLMNAATEILSLSDDDLCSCGWGLSLASMVHEIQYTRLFRS; encoded by the coding sequence ATGACAATTGAGCGTATATTGTATCTTTTGCAACTTGCTAGCCCAGCTTTACCTGTGGGTGCTTACAGTTATTCTGAGGGAATTGAAGCACTGATAGATATGGGTACGATTAGCGATGCACAAAGCTTACAGCATTGGTTAGAACAAGAATTACTTTATGGGGCAATTCGACTAGAAACCGCAGTGATGGTGCGGGCGTATCATGCAGTACAAAGTGAAAACATTGCAGCTTTAAGTTATTGGAACGATTGGCTATCGGCGGCGCGAGAAACCGAGGAATTACGTTTATCAAGTTGGCAAATGGGGCGATCGCTCGCTAAACTTCTTCTACAACTACAACCACAGGTAGCGCCATTCGTTGATGCACTAGAACCTTGTAATTATGCGATCGCGTTTGGTATTGCGGCGGCTTCCTGGAAGATAGATCCCTTATTGTCAGTTGTTTTAGGATATTTACACAGTTGGACAACGAATCTTGTCACCGCTGGAGTGAAATTGATTCCACTCGGACAAACGGCGGGACAACAACTCATATTAAATTTATTTCCCGATCTGATGAATGCTGCAACAGAGATTTTAAGCTTGAGTGATGATGACTTGTGTAGCTGCGGTTGGGGATTATCGCTGGCGAGTATGGTACACGAAATCCAGTATACAAGATTATTTCGTAGTTAG